The nucleotide sequence GAAAATGGTAAAGGAGTAATTTTAGATTCAATTGATCAAAACCACGAATTACCATATCAAATCATTTTAGCAGCAGCAATTATTAAACTCGACCGTTTTGAGTGATTGCTAGAAAAAGCGACCGAATTAGGAGTTGACCAAATCGTACCAATTTGAAGTGAAAACACTGATTCAGAACTTGCAAAATTCAAATTTGAACGCAAAAGAGTTCGTTTTGAGGAGATTCTACTAAATTCAGCACAACAATCATTTCGTAACAAGGTTCCAACACTTATGCAAATTAATAAATACAGTGATTTTTTAAAAACTCAAGCTGATTTAAAAATTATTGCACATGAGAAAAATAATTATTTGAATCTAAATTTGACCAAATTAGCAAAAAACCAAAAAATTATTATTTTAGTCGGTCCTGAAGGTGGATTTTCTGAATCTGAAGTCGAAAAAGCACATGAAAATGGATATCATGTTGTGAGTTTAGGAAGTAGAATTTTACGTGCTGAAACTGCTTCAATTTATTTACTTGCACAATTAGGAGAAAATCATGGAGAAAAATAAAAAAGTATCATATTCAGAATTTCGTACTTTATTTGTCATTAAAGTTAAAAATACAATTGACCAAGAAAAAACCAAATTAGTTAAAGTTAAACGAAAAGGCGAAATTGCTAAACGTCAAAAGTTTATCACCTCATGTGAGAAATTACTAAATGAACTAAGCACTCGTGTTATTAAGGACTCAGATTTGGTTGCGAACAATAAAGTTTTTGACAAAATGAAATCTGAAGAAACGTTGCGAAAATTAATGCCACTTTTTACTTTTTTAGTGATTTTAATAGTAAGTGTCGCAATACTAATTACAGTTTTTGTAGTTAAAGATTATTCAAACAACTTATAAAGGAATCAAAATGGACTATCAAATTA is from Mycoplasmopsis pullorum and encodes:
- a CDS encoding 16S rRNA (uracil(1498)-N(3))-methyltransferase yields the protein MNRFFAIDKQDNFLFFDEKAQKHFKVLRLEQKEFVGVFENNFYLCRYENGKGVILDSIDQNHELPYQIILAAAIIKLDRFEWLLEKATELGVDQIVPIWSENTDSELAKFKFERKRVRFEEILLNSAQQSFRNKVPTLMQINKYSDFLKTQADLKIIAHEKNNYLNLNLTKLAKNQKIIILVGPEGGFSESEVEKAHENGYHVVSLGSRILRAETASIYLLAQLGENHGEK